The window CTAATGACCACTGAGACCGAAGATACGAGACGACAATGAAGATCGGAATTCTTACCTCTGGGGGCGACTGCCCCGGATTGAATGCCGTCATTCGTGGCATCGTACTCAAAGGCTCAGAGGCTTATGGGTTCGACTTTGTCGGCTTCAAGCACGGCTGGCGCGGTGTCGTGGAGGGTAGCTTCATTCCTCTCGCAGAGGAACACGTGCGCTTCCTCGCTAACCAGGGTGGAACAATCCTGGGTTCCTCTCGCACCAACCCCTATGAGGGACCTTTTGGTGGCCCTGAGAACATCAAGCGCATGATGCTCAAGCACGGCATTGACGCCATCATCGCCATTGGCGGTGAGGGAACTCTTACTGCTGCACGTCGCCTCTCCGAAGAGGGAATCAACATCGTGGGGGTGCCCAAGACAATCGACAATGACATTCAGGAAACGGATTACTCATTCGGCTTCACCACAGCCGTGGAGATTGCCACCGATGCCTTGGACCGTATTCGCACCACTGCAGAATCACACGACCGCTGCATCATCGTGGAAGTCATGGGACGCTATGCAGGGTGGATCGCCCTCCACGCCGGCATGGCAGCCGGAGCAAATGCCATCTTGATCCCTGAGCACCCGGTCAGCTTGGGACAGATTGCCGAATGGGCACTCGAAGTCCGCGACCGTGGCAGTGCACCTGTATTTGTCGTCTCTGAAGGCTTCACCCTCGAAGAGATGGATGAAGCCCACTCTCACAAGGGCCTGGACCCCTTCAACCGTCCCCTCCTGGGCGGCATTGCAGACATTCTTGCTCCCCAAATCGAAGCATTGACCGGGATTGAAACCCGTGCCGTGTCCTTAGGTCACGTTCAACGCGGTGGTGTTCCCAGCGCCTATGACCGTGTCCTGGCCACGCGCCTCGGCATTGCTGCCGTTGATGCCGCCCATGACGAACAGTGGGGTTCCACCGTCGTTCTCAAGGGAACAGACATTGAAACCGTGAGCTTGTCCTCGGCAACCCAGGAACCCAAGTCTGTCCCCGAATATCGTTACTACGAAGCCGCTGCCCTCTTTGGGTAATCCCCCACACACAGGAGATCACAATGGAATTCCTCGTCAGATTTGAAATCAACCAGCCCGAATCCATGACCGCTGACGAGCGCGAGCGCCTGCGCGGAATCGAACGCGCACGCGCGATGGAACTGCGCGAGCAGGGCATCCTCAAGCGCCTGTGGCGGGTACCTGGTCGCCGCGCAGTGGTGGGGCTGTGGGAAGCACCTGATGCCACTGCCCTGCATGATGCCCTGGCTTCATTGCCCATGTTCCCCTGGATGGATGTGGACGTGGAAGCCCTCGCCACCCATCCTCAGGAGATGTGATGTCAAGTAAACCTGTTGTTGAAGGAACCTACGTTTTCGGCATTGAAGACAACCGTCGCGGTTATGCCCTGAACAAACTATGTTCCACATTCACCTCTGCCGAGAACCGTCAGCTCTTTCAAGATGATGAAGCCGGCTATTGCGACAAGTTTGATCTCACTCCTGAACAGCGCACGGCCATTCTGGAGCGTGACTGGGTGAAGATGCTTGACCTCGGTGGATCCATTTTCTACATCTTCAAACTGGCACAACTAGATAAGAAGTCTGTCCAGTATCTGGGCGGGATCTTCACCGGCATGAGCACCGAAGAGTTCATTGCTGAGCTCAAAGCAGGAGGTCGACACTTTGGCTGAGATTATCTGGGGCCTGGCCACCAGCCACGTTCCCTCCATTGGCGCCGCCATGGACAACGCAAAGACCCACGACGACTACTGGAGCCCCCTCTTTGACGGCTACCAGCCCGCTCGTGATTGGATGGCGCACCACACCCCTGACGTTGTGTTGATTGTTTATAACGACCACGCCAACGCCATCGACCTGGATTTGATGCCCACTTTCGCGATTGGCACCGCATCCCACTTCCCCGTCGCAGACGAAGGATGGGGACCTCGCCCCGTTCCACCAGTTTTAGGACACCCTGACTTAGCCACCCACTTAGTGGAGTCGTTGATTGATGAAGAATTTGATATCACTGTGGCCAACCAACTCCAAGTGGATCACGGCTTGACCGTACCTTTATCTGTCTACACACCTGAGCCAGGAGATGCGTGGCCCTGTCCCGTCATTCCGGTTTTGGTGAACGTACTGCAATACCCGCAGCCGACCGCCAAGCGCTGCTACGCCCTCGGCCAGGCCATTGGTCGAGCCATTCAGTCCTACCCCGACAACATTAAGGTCGCTATCTTCGGCACTGGTGGCATGTCTCATCAGCTCTCTGGTGAACGCGCCGGGTTGATTAATGAAACTTTCGACCGGATGTTCTTGGAGAAGATTCAAACTGACCCCCAAGCCCTAACCCAGATTTCACGTGAGGAATATATCCGTGAAGCAGGCTCCGAAGGCATTGAATTGATTATGTGGCTCGTCATGCGCGGTGCCATGAATTCCAGCATTACTCGTATTACGGAGACCTACCACGTCCCTGCATCTAATACCGCAGCAGCGTTAGCCCTGTTTGAGAACTCGGAGAGCCCCTCATGACCACATTTGTCCTCGTTCACGGCGCATGGCACGGCGGCTGGTGCTGGGGTCGCGTAGCCCCCCAGCTACGTGCCGCAGGCCACACTGTCTTCACCCCGTCCCTCACCGGTCTCAGTGACCGCGCCCACCTCATTTCACCTTCGGTGAACCTGAGCACCCACGTTGAGGACATCGTGCGCATGCTCGACGCTGAGGACCTCACAGATGTGGTTCTCGTCGGCCACAGCTACGCCGGCATGGTGATTAGTGGCGTTGCAGAGCAACGCCCAGAACGCCTACGCCTGCGCGTTCACCTCGACGGCTTCCTGCCCGAAAACGGCGAAGCAGCCATCGACATCCTCCCTGATGTCCCTGCTTCCCACTACCGAGAAGCAGTCAAGGGTCCCGGCTTCGGTTGGATGATCCCACCACGTTCACTCGAGAAGCTTGGCGTGACCGACCAGGCTGACATTGACTGGCTCACCCCACGCCTGACGCCACAGCCCTTTGGCACTTACTGGGAGAACATTGTGCTCACTGAGGCCTCAGAGTCAGTTGCCGGCGTCTATATCGAGTGCGTGGACTGGATGCGTGTCTTCACGCGCTTTGCGGAGCGTGCAGCTGCCAAGGGCTGGCCCACTTATGAGTTGGCCACCTGCCATGAGGCTATGGTCACTGCACCCAAGGAACTCCTCGAGATGCTCCTTGAGATTGACGCTAGGCACTGAGTACGAGCGCTACAAACTTCGAGGCCCCCAGACCAGCAGGATGGGGGTTTCGAACTTTAAGTGTTTCTAGCGCTTGCGGTGAATGGACTTCATGCGCGTGTATGCACCAATGGCCTCAGGGCCATATTCCATACCGATGCCGGAGTCTTTCCAGCCACCAAATGGGGCAGCCAGGTTAGAACCATAGAAGTTGATACCAACCGAACCTGACTCAATACGACGAGCCAATTCAGCACCATGGTTGGGATCTTCCGTGAAGATCGAGCCACCTAAACCAAAGGGAGAATCATTGGCAATGTTGACGGCGTCGTTTTCATCCTCAAAAGGAATGACCACGAGGACAGGGCCAAATATCTCTTCCCGTGCCACACGCATCTGGTTGTTCACATCAGCAAAGACAGTGGGCTTGTTGTAGTAACCACGGGTAATACCCTCTGGCATTCCCGATCCACCCACAGCAACACGTGCGCCTTCTTCTTGACCAATACGGATGTAGTCGGCAACAGTGGCGGCCTGCTTCTTCGATGCAGAGGGACCGTAAACCGTTGCAGGGTCGAAGGGGTCACCGATAACGGTGTTGCCCACCACGGTCGCAACAGCATCGACAACATCGTTGTAGATGGAGCGAGGAGCCAAGATGCGAGTGGAGTTGTAGCAGGTCTGTCCCGTGTTGCGCAAGCAGGTGCGGTTGAGCATCGAGGCAAAGTAGTCCAGGTTGGCATCCGGAAGCACGATGCTTGCGGACTTTCCACCAAGCTCAAGGGTGACAGGGCGTAAGAGGCGTCCGCACTGCTCAGCGAGAAGGCGTCCCACACCAGTGGAACCGGTGAAAGCAACCTTGGCCACGAGTGGGTGCTCCACTAGTGCGCCGACGACATCGCGGCCACAGGTGATGAGGTTGAGAACACCTTCAGGAATTCCAGCAGCCTGTGCTGATTCCATCAGAATGCGCAGATCCAGTGGAGTCTCCGAGGCAGGCTTGATCACGACGGTGCAGCCAGCGATGAGTGCTGGAGCGAGCTTGACCATGACAAGTGCAACAGGGAAGTTCCAGGGCGCAATGAGTGCTGCCACACCACGAGGCTGGCGAACCACCTCAGTGAACTGGTCTTCCACGCCAGGGAAAGGACGCTGGTCGATCTGGTCGACGTAGTCGGCAAGGCCTGCGTAGTAGCGCAGAAGCTTGCCCGCGTGACCGGCAGCCTGACGGGTTTCGGTGATACCGGTACCGTTTTCGCTGGTGATGATCATCGCCAGACGCTCTGCGCGGGCTTCAAACTCTTCGGCCAGGCGAATCATCATGGCAGCACGAGCTGGTGCCCCGATGTCACTCCAGCCGGTGCCGCGGAATGCGCGCGAGGCCGCCTGAACGGCAGCGTCAATGTCCTCAACGTTAGAGGCGGGGACAGCTCCCCAAATTTCTTCGGTGGAAGGATCAACAATCTCGATCTTTTTGTCGGAGCGAGACTTTACCCAGTCACCGTTGATGAAGTTATCGTCGTGGTATTCCTCGAGCGTGGTCATGATGTCCTTACTGAATGACGTCGAGCTTGAGCAGTTCAATAGAGCGGGCAAGCTCTACTTCTGCAATGGCACGTGCTTCGGGGGTGATTAGCTGGCCATAGATGGTGTCCTCTAAGCGCAGGCGAATCTCTTGAGGAGTCTTGCCAAACCAGAGAGCCGAGAAGGCCATACCGGTGGGCTGGAAGCGCCACAGGCGATCAGCATCACGCATGATGGCATCTTCGATGCCGTCATGATTGGGGTCAGTGTCGTGACCGTCAATGATCTTGCAGACAGCTTCGACAACTTCTTCGCTATATCCGAGTGGAGGCAAGACCTCGCGGGCAATGTTGCATCCTTCAATTTCATGCAGAACACGAACGTCTGACTGCATCGCGTTTTCGCTCCGGAAACCCTCGGAGATGATGCGGTCTTCGTCAACGCGAGCCCAGCCAGTGTCGTGGAGAAGGATTGCCAGACGTGTCACGAGTGAATCTGCCTCGGGGTGGTGATCCAGCAGCAACTCGGCAAAGTTGAAGGACAGCGGCAAGTGAATGTCGTTAGCGCGGGTGCGCAGGTAGGGGCGAACGGCCACCCAGACGGCGTCGAGGTTTTCCCATTCGCCACGTGGGCTTGCTCCGTTAGCCAGAGTGGGGATGTCACCGAGGACATGCGTGTATTCCATAGTCATTTTTCTTTTACGCTTCCCCGCCCGTAATGAGCGTTTTGAGAGGAATGGAGGAGTCTGCTGCCGCATCAGCAGGGATGTTTGCCCCTGCATTGAGTGCGCGGCGAACGGCCATGTAATCACTGACGTCGTTGACAGCGTCGATGGCCAACAGGGAACCGTTCTTGTAATAGAGAACGGAGAACTTGTCCGCGGCCTGATCACCACGAATCACGGTCTGGTCATATCCGGAGGAGAGCCCAGCAATTTGGAGCTTCAAATCTGCTTGGTCTGACCAGAACCACGGAACAGCACGATATGCCTCGCGCTGACCCATCAGAGTCTTGGCGGCAATCTTGGCTTGGTCCACTGCGTTCTGCACTGATTCCAAACGAACAGTGCCTTCGTGGCCCAGCGGGTGAGGCAAAATCACGGCGTCACCGGCAGCCACCACGTTGGGGTTGGAGGTCTCGGCATATTCGTTCACCACGATGACGCCGTCTTCCATCTCGAGAGCGAGCTGGTCAGCGAGTTCACCGCGAGCGGTCACGCCGATACCCACCATGACGATGTCAGCAGGAACGACAGAACCATCAGCCAGCTGAACACCTGTGACTTTGCCGGCATCTCCAATGAGGTGTGAAACCTGAGCGTTGAGGTGAACGGTAGTGCCACGCTTTTCGTGAGCTGCCTTGTAAAAGTCGCTAACAATGGGTGACACTGCACGGCCCATCAGGCGAGTGCCGGACTGCAAGACGGTAACGTTCTTGCCCGCTTTTTGTGCGACAGCAGCTACTTCAAGACCAATGAAGCCACCGCCAAGAACGACGACATTGTTGATGGAATCCCAGCGCTGCTTGAGCTCTTTGGCATCGTCGAGGTGGCGCATGTAGAGCACACCATCTAGATCTGCACCATCAACCTTGAGCTTGCGAGGATCTGCACCCGGAGTCAAAGCGAGCCTGTCGAACTCGTATGTTTTGCCCGAGCTACCCTTAGCAATTCCGCCGCCAGGACCAAACTCCACGTGCACAATCTGTTCACCGGTGACCACGCCAATGTTGTTTTCAACATAGAAGTGTTCGTTGCGGAACTCCAAAGATTCTTCATCCATCTCGCCGGCAAGATATGCCTTCGATAGTGGTGGGCGCTGGTAGGGAGCATATGCTTCCTCACCCACAATGGTGACATCACCGACATAGCCTTCGTCGCGCAGCGACGAGGCTATTTGCATGCCGGCTTGTCCGGCACCGATGATGAGAATCTTTTCCTTCATGATGACTACTGCTTGGGAGCGATTCGA of the Aurantimicrobium photophilum genome contains:
- a CDS encoding 6-phosphofructokinase; protein product: MKIGILTSGGDCPGLNAVIRGIVLKGSEAYGFDFVGFKHGWRGVVEGSFIPLAEEHVRFLANQGGTILGSSRTNPYEGPFGGPENIKRMMLKHGIDAIIAIGGEGTLTAARRLSEEGINIVGVPKTIDNDIQETDYSFGFTTAVEIATDALDRIRTTAESHDRCIIVEVMGRYAGWIALHAGMAAGANAILIPEHPVSLGQIAEWALEVRDRGSAPVFVVSEGFTLEEMDEAHSHKGLDPFNRPLLGGIADILAPQIEALTGIETRAVSLGHVQRGGVPSAYDRVLATRLGIAAVDAAHDEQWGSTVVLKGTDIETVSLSSATQEPKSVPEYRYYEAAALFG
- a CDS encoding muconolactone Delta-isomerase, which translates into the protein MEFLVRFEINQPESMTADERERLRGIERARAMELREQGILKRLWRVPGRRAVVGLWEAPDATALHDALASLPMFPWMDVDVEALATHPQEM
- a CDS encoding protocatechuate 3,4-dioxygenase, with protein sequence MSSKPVVEGTYVFGIEDNRRGYALNKLCSTFTSAENRQLFQDDEAGYCDKFDLTPEQRTAILERDWVKMLDLGGSIFYIFKLAQLDKKSVQYLGGIFTGMSTEEFIAELKAGGRHFG
- a CDS encoding class III extradiol dioxygenase subunit beta; its protein translation is MAEIIWGLATSHVPSIGAAMDNAKTHDDYWSPLFDGYQPARDWMAHHTPDVVLIVYNDHANAIDLDLMPTFAIGTASHFPVADEGWGPRPVPPVLGHPDLATHLVESLIDEEFDITVANQLQVDHGLTVPLSVYTPEPGDAWPCPVIPVLVNVLQYPQPTAKRCYALGQAIGRAIQSYPDNIKVAIFGTGGMSHQLSGERAGLINETFDRMFLEKIQTDPQALTQISREEYIREAGSEGIELIMWLVMRGAMNSSITRITETYHVPASNTAAALALFENSESPS
- a CDS encoding alpha/beta hydrolase, producing MTTFVLVHGAWHGGWCWGRVAPQLRAAGHTVFTPSLTGLSDRAHLISPSVNLSTHVEDIVRMLDAEDLTDVVLVGHSYAGMVISGVAEQRPERLRLRVHLDGFLPENGEAAIDILPDVPASHYREAVKGPGFGWMIPPRSLEKLGVTDQADIDWLTPRLTPQPFGTYWENIVLTEASESVAGVYIECVDWMRVFTRFAERAAAKGWPTYELATCHEAMVTAPKELLEMLLEIDARH
- a CDS encoding aldehyde dehydrogenase family protein, whose amino-acid sequence is MTTLEEYHDDNFINGDWVKSRSDKKIEIVDPSTEEIWGAVPASNVEDIDAAVQAASRAFRGTGWSDIGAPARAAMMIRLAEEFEARAERLAMIITSENGTGITETRQAAGHAGKLLRYYAGLADYVDQIDQRPFPGVEDQFTEVVRQPRGVAALIAPWNFPVALVMVKLAPALIAGCTVVIKPASETPLDLRILMESAQAAGIPEGVLNLITCGRDVVGALVEHPLVAKVAFTGSTGVGRLLAEQCGRLLRPVTLELGGKSASIVLPDANLDYFASMLNRTCLRNTGQTCYNSTRILAPRSIYNDVVDAVATVVGNTVIGDPFDPATVYGPSASKKQAATVADYIRIGQEEGARVAVGGSGMPEGITRGYYNKPTVFADVNNQMRVAREEIFGPVLVVIPFEDENDAVNIANDSPFGLGGSIFTEDPNHGAELARRIESGSVGINFYGSNLAAPFGGWKDSGIGMEYGPEAIGAYTRMKSIHRKR
- a CDS encoding HD domain-containing protein: MEYTHVLGDIPTLANGASPRGEWENLDAVWVAVRPYLRTRANDIHLPLSFNFAELLLDHHPEADSLVTRLAILLHDTGWARVDEDRIISEGFRSENAMQSDVRVLHEIEGCNIAREVLPPLGYSEEVVEAVCKIIDGHDTDPNHDGIEDAIMRDADRLWRFQPTGMAFSALWFGKTPQEIRLRLEDTIYGQLITPEARAIAEVELARSIELLKLDVIQ
- a CDS encoding NAD(P)/FAD-dependent oxidoreductase, which codes for MKEKILIIGAGQAGMQIASSLRDEGYVGDVTIVGEEAYAPYQRPPLSKAYLAGEMDEESLEFRNEHFYVENNIGVVTGEQIVHVEFGPGGGIAKGSSGKTYEFDRLALTPGADPRKLKVDGADLDGVLYMRHLDDAKELKQRWDSINNVVVLGGGFIGLEVAAVAQKAGKNVTVLQSGTRLMGRAVSPIVSDFYKAAHEKRGTTVHLNAQVSHLIGDAGKVTGVQLADGSVVPADIVMVGIGVTARGELADQLALEMEDGVIVVNEYAETSNPNVVAAGDAVILPHPLGHEGTVRLESVQNAVDQAKIAAKTLMGQREAYRAVPWFWSDQADLKLQIAGLSSGYDQTVIRGDQAADKFSVLYYKNGSLLAIDAVNDVSDYMAVRRALNAGANIPADAAADSSIPLKTLITGGEA